The following coding sequences are from one Armatimonadota bacterium window:
- a CDS encoding zinc-binding dehydrogenase, which produces MRAAVLPEVGQPLRTEILRDPRPKAGEVLVRVKACGVCHTDLHVLKGEVVFPTPCVLGHEISGIVEEVASGVEELRRGQPVVCTFILPCGRCTYCVRGEEDLCERFFQYNRLRGTLYDGETRLFRPDGSPVWMYSMGGLAEYAVVPATAVFPLPPAIPLEPAAVLGCAVFTAFGAVRHAARLRFGESVAVFAVGGVGSALVTLARLFGAYPVIAVDVREEKLEAARRLGATHTVDARRQSPQEAIRELTGERGVDVAFEALGRPETFVQAVESVRDGGRAVMVGIAPAGVTAPVEVTRLVRRKLQVVGSYGGRARSDMPLLVELVARGAFPLSQLISRTYPLEEADAAYRALDRGEIVGRAVVVPD; this is translated from the coding sequence GTGAGGGCGGCAGTCCTTCCCGAAGTGGGCCAGCCCCTGCGTACGGAGATCCTGCGGGACCCTCGCCCGAAGGCCGGGGAGGTCCTGGTCCGCGTGAAGGCCTGCGGCGTGTGCCACACGGACCTCCACGTGCTCAAGGGGGAGGTGGTCTTTCCCACGCCGTGCGTGCTGGGCCACGAGATCAGCGGGATCGTGGAGGAGGTAGCAAGCGGGGTGGAGGAGCTCCGGCGGGGCCAGCCCGTGGTGTGCACCTTCATCCTTCCCTGCGGGCGATGCACGTACTGCGTGCGGGGGGAGGAGGACCTGTGCGAGCGGTTCTTCCAGTACAACCGCCTGCGGGGAACCCTCTACGATGGCGAGACGCGTCTGTTTCGTCCCGACGGGTCCCCCGTGTGGATGTACTCCATGGGAGGCCTCGCGGAGTACGCGGTGGTCCCGGCCACCGCCGTCTTCCCGCTGCCCCCCGCCATCCCCCTGGAGCCCGCCGCGGTGCTGGGGTGCGCGGTGTTCACCGCCTTCGGCGCGGTGCGCCACGCGGCCCGGCTGCGCTTCGGGGAGTCCGTGGCGGTGTTCGCGGTGGGCGGAGTGGGATCCGCCCTCGTGACCCTGGCGCGGCTGTTTGGAGCCTACCCCGTCATCGCGGTGGATGTGCGGGAGGAGAAACTGGAGGCCGCGCGGCGTCTGGGAGCTACCCACACCGTGGACGCCAGGCGGCAAAGCCCGCAGGAGGCCATCCGGGAGCTCACGGGGGAGCGGGGGGTGGACGTGGCCTTCGAGGCCCTCGGGCGGCCCGAGACCTTCGTGCAGGCGGTGGAGTCCGTGCGGGACGGCGGGCGGGCGGTGATGGTGGGGATCGCGCCTGCGGGGGTGACAGCTCCCGTGGAGGTCACCCGTCTGGTGCGGCGGAAGCTCCAGGTCGTGGGGTCCTACGGGGGCCGGGCCCGCTCGGATATGCCGCTCCTGGTGGAGTTGGTGGCCCGCGGCGCGTTCCCGCTTTCCCAGCTGATCTCCCGCACCTACCCCCTGGAGGAGGCGGACGCCGCCTATCGGGCCCTGGACCGGGGAGAGATCGTGGGACGGGCGGTGGTGGTTCCGGATTGA
- a CDS encoding SDR family oxidoreductase: MRFTGIAGRVAVVTGAAGVIGQAVVRRFLEEGAAVAAVDLDERGLQSLEEALSHPHLKVYPADLTCEAHVAGLAERVVEAWDRVDFLAGLAGGIPGQPWMERGFEPFETIDLARWRFVLDANLTTAFLCCRAFVPVMRRQRFGRIVLFSSIAARQGSVRVGAHYAAAKGGILGLVKTLALELAPHGITVNALAPGFVPHGEVRGDLEALVQRIPLGRPGTPEEMAAAVLMLCSEAGNYITGATLDVNGGLYLAP; the protein is encoded by the coding sequence GTGAGGTTTACAGGAATCGCGGGGCGAGTGGCGGTGGTCACGGGCGCCGCGGGTGTGATCGGCCAGGCCGTGGTGCGCCGGTTCCTGGAGGAGGGAGCCGCGGTGGCCGCGGTGGATCTCGATGAAAGGGGCCTGCAGAGCTTGGAGGAGGCGCTTTCCCACCCGCATCTGAAGGTCTACCCGGCGGATCTCACCTGCGAGGCGCACGTGGCTGGATTGGCGGAGCGGGTGGTGGAGGCCTGGGATCGGGTGGACTTCCTCGCGGGGCTCGCGGGCGGGATCCCGGGCCAACCGTGGATGGAGCGGGGATTCGAGCCGTTTGAGACCATAGATCTGGCCCGATGGCGGTTCGTGCTGGACGCCAACCTCACCACCGCGTTCCTGTGCTGCCGGGCCTTCGTGCCCGTGATGCGGCGGCAGCGGTTCGGCCGCATCGTCCTCTTCTCCTCCATCGCGGCCCGGCAGGGGAGCGTGCGGGTGGGGGCGCACTACGCCGCCGCGAAAGGAGGGATCCTCGGTCTCGTGAAGACCCTCGCCCTGGAACTTGCGCCCCACGGCATCACCGTCAATGCCCTGGCCCCGGGCTTCGTCCCGCACGGGGAGGTCCGGGGAGATCTGGAGGCCTTGGTCCAGAGGATTCCGCTTGGACGTCCGGGAACCCCGGAGGAGATGGCCGCGGCGGTCCTGATGCTGTGTTCGGAGGCGGGCAACTACATCACGGGAGCCACCCTGGACGTGAACGGAGGCCTGTACCTCGCACCCTGA
- a CDS encoding alpha/beta fold hydrolase, with product MEPTWERVSVAGVEIRMWQVGEGPPLVFLHGAGGPAWSPGMDLLARRYTVLYPEHPGYGESGRPGWVETVHDLGIFYLEFLEAQGLRDAVLVGHSLGGWIASELASVCTHPLRALILVAPVGINLGAAQVDIFATPPDELAPLAYYDKSLAAARPPLGREEVRILYRNRATSARLSWASAPTAPKLAARLFRIRIPTLILWGRQDELIPASSAQMFLDRIPHAQLVTLDACGHVPQVEQPEAFARAITEFLDAVVGVGGPR from the coding sequence GTGGAACCGACCTGGGAACGCGTCTCCGTGGCAGGGGTAGAAATCCGGATGTGGCAGGTCGGGGAGGGGCCACCCCTGGTGTTCCTCCACGGGGCCGGGGGCCCTGCATGGAGTCCGGGCATGGATCTTTTGGCCCGTCGGTACACCGTCCTCTACCCGGAGCACCCGGGATACGGGGAGAGCGGGCGGCCGGGGTGGGTGGAGACGGTGCACGACTTGGGCATCTTCTACCTGGAGTTCCTGGAGGCGCAGGGCCTGCGGGATGCGGTACTCGTGGGCCACTCCCTGGGCGGTTGGATTGCCTCAGAGCTCGCGAGCGTGTGCACGCACCCGCTTCGGGCTCTCATCCTGGTGGCCCCCGTCGGGATCAACCTGGGAGCGGCGCAGGTGGACATCTTCGCTACCCCGCCCGATGAGCTCGCCCCCCTGGCATACTATGACAAGTCCCTGGCCGCGGCCCGGCCCCCCTTGGGGCGAGAGGAGGTGCGGATCCTGTACCGAAACCGGGCCACCTCCGCCCGCCTCTCCTGGGCCTCCGCGCCGACGGCTCCGAAGCTCGCGGCGCGGTTGTTCCGGATCCGCATCCCCACCCTGATCCTGTGGGGCCGGCAGGACGAGCTCATCCCCGCCAGCAGCGCGCAGATGTTCCTGGACCGGATCCCGCACGCCCAGCTTGTGACCCTCGATGCCTGCGGGCACGTTCCGCAGGTGGAACAGCCGGAGGCCTTCGCGCGGGCCATCACGGAGTTCCTGGACGCCGTGGTGGGGGTGGGAGGTCCGCGGTGA
- a CDS encoding extracellular solute-binding protein, which yields MAPYVFVRNYAAAQQRELRIMTWSHFVPAFDEWFDPFAERWGRERGIRVTVDHISFADIVPRANAEVAAQQGHDLFFFLAPPSAFEPHVLDLRDINQEAERRYGPMVPLVRKSVYNPNTRKFYGFSDNWVPDPGDYLQSVWTAVGYPNGPTTWDDLIRAGNEIKRRFPEIQIPIGIGFSQDIDSNMACRAILWSFGASIQDANENVVLNSEQTIRAVEYGVRLFRECMNPAVLSWNAASNNQALNARQTAYILNSISAYRTAQDNRLPVADDIFFVPALRGPGGRWASEHVMGVWVIWRFSRNPDNAKEFLLHLLENYRDAVLASKLYNFPSFVGSVADRRVPVAQKPDEGRKWIRAACLRDPFGSRPLNKLAVLADAEQWSTNIGHPGPANPAEGEIFDTYLIPDMFAQAATGRLSVREAVAQTHRWCLEIFQKWRRQGFVGGGDRDRR from the coding sequence GTGGCTCCGTACGTGTTCGTGCGGAACTACGCCGCGGCCCAGCAGCGGGAGCTCCGGATCATGACCTGGAGCCACTTCGTGCCCGCCTTCGACGAGTGGTTCGACCCCTTCGCGGAGCGGTGGGGACGCGAGCGGGGGATCCGGGTCACCGTGGACCACATTTCGTTTGCGGACATCGTCCCGCGGGCCAACGCGGAGGTGGCCGCTCAGCAGGGCCACGACCTGTTCTTCTTCCTGGCTCCGCCCAGCGCCTTCGAGCCGCACGTCCTGGACCTGCGGGACATCAACCAGGAGGCGGAACGGCGGTACGGCCCCATGGTGCCGCTCGTGCGCAAGAGCGTGTACAACCCCAACACCCGGAAGTTCTATGGGTTCTCCGACAACTGGGTGCCGGATCCAGGCGACTACCTGCAGAGCGTGTGGACCGCGGTGGGCTACCCCAACGGGCCAACGACCTGGGACGACCTGATCCGGGCCGGGAACGAGATCAAGCGCCGGTTTCCGGAGATCCAGATTCCCATCGGCATCGGCTTCAGCCAGGACATCGACTCCAACATGGCCTGCCGGGCCATCCTGTGGTCCTTCGGGGCCAGCATCCAGGATGCGAACGAGAACGTTGTCCTCAACAGCGAGCAGACCATCCGGGCGGTGGAGTACGGGGTGCGGCTCTTTCGGGAGTGCATGAACCCCGCGGTCCTGAGCTGGAACGCGGCCAGCAACAACCAGGCCCTCAACGCCCGCCAGACCGCCTACATCCTGAACTCCATCTCCGCGTACCGTACGGCTCAGGACAACCGGCTTCCCGTGGCGGACGACATCTTCTTCGTGCCCGCCCTGCGGGGACCGGGAGGGCGGTGGGCCAGCGAGCACGTGATGGGCGTGTGGGTGATCTGGCGGTTCAGCCGCAACCCCGACAACGCCAAGGAGTTCCTGCTGCACCTGTTGGAGAACTACCGGGATGCGGTGCTGGCGAGCAAGCTCTACAACTTCCCCTCCTTCGTGGGCTCCGTGGCGGATCGGCGGGTGCCCGTGGCCCAGAAGCCCGACGAGGGGCGGAAGTGGATCCGGGCTGCCTGCCTGCGGGATCCCTTCGGGTCCAGGCCCCTCAACAAGCTCGCGGTGCTCGCGGATGCGGAGCAATGGTCCACGAACATCGGCCACCCCGGCCCTGCGAACCCCGCGGAGGGTGAGATCTTCGACACCTACCTCATCCCCGACATGTTCGCGCAGGCGGCCACGGGCCGTCTCTCCGTGCGGGAGGCCGTGGCGCAGACCCACCGCTGGTGTCTGGAGATCTTCCAGAAGTGGCGGCGCCAGGGATTCGTGGGGGGTGGTGACCGGGACCGGCGGTGA